Genomic DNA from Suncus etruscus isolate mSunEtr1 chromosome 13, mSunEtr1.pri.cur, whole genome shotgun sequence:
tcagaaactgcccctggcttggggggaccatataggacgccgggggatcgaaccacggttgcgatctttccttggcctgcgcttgcaaggcagacaccttacctctagcgccactcgccggcccctttttatAACATTCTTATATCTTGTTTATTTCATGCTTTGTTAAGGAGTTGATCTTTGCTTTTGTCACTTAGATTACAATGTGTATTGCTATTATTATGCTTGGGTTTACTTTGATCTTTGGGTTTACTTTGATTTGCTATTAACAGTACATTGAGATATTATCTTTTGCAGTCTTCATTTTGCTAAATTATTCCCTAAAATTATTCAATGATTTTGTGGTTAACCCTCATAATTAAATTATTCCCTAAAATTTTTGATGATTCTGAGGTTATTCctcataatatttttaagaatgtaaCCCAAACTCCTTAAGAACATGCTATTCCtaacaaaactttaaattttCGGCAGGAGTGATCATAGAGGGTTTAGGGAACTTGCCTAAAATGAAGTCAAACAtcatatatggcatatatatggtcttcagagcaacACAGggggttatccctgagcataggatGTAAACTCTGGATATTACCTGGTTTGCCTTGAATACCAAGAAAAGTAGCCTAAGTTTTCCTCACAAAGCTCAATAATAAAGACCAACAGACCCATCAGggggcagtgaggtggcgctagaggtaaggtgtctgccttgcaagcgctagccaaggaaggaccgtggttcgatccctcagcatcccatatggtttccccaagccaggggcaatttctgagctcttagccaggagtaacccctgagcatcaaacaggtgtggctgaaaagacaaaaaaacaaaacagacccaTCAAAAATTGATATAGGAGATGAACAGGTAGTTCTTGATATAAGACAGATATATAGCCAATAGACATGAAAAATTGTTAATAACTAATTATCAGAGTAATTAAAATTATgacatataaaacaataatagctaatataaaaagaatataagtaGACAAAGTTGTTGGAATGTGGAAAAAAGTCACTTATTtgctgttggtggaaatgtcattGGTTCAGTCTCTATAGAAATAAGTATGGagacattaatatatatatatatatatatatatatatatatatatataactccaatatgacccagaaatttaaCTTCTTGGCATTTATCCCAATCATACAAAGACATTAATATGAAAAGATGTTTACTGCAGTATTATTTAAACTAGCCAATATATGGAAGCAATCCAAATGTCCAATTAAAGATGAGTTGATAAAAAGATGCCATTACATGTGCACAATGGATACTATTCAGGTTGGTACAACCTGGGTGGAATTAGAaggtttatttaaacaaaataagtcaaaGTGAGAATGACAAGCGAGATCATTCTcaaatgtaatattatatataaataaacagaaagatgGGAGTAATAGAGAGTATTTAATGATGACAAATCCTTTACCTTAGTTTGCAGAACTGAGATTGCTAAgcaatagggagaagaaatgaaagggaaaaaaagagacaaactATCACGATGTAACTTCAGTGATTAAGGGTCTTTGGCACCTTGGTGATGATAGTTGTGCAGAAATTTTGCACAACAAAATCACAAGTATTAACACTCAACTATGTGACCTCAACTATGATAAGAAGAataactcaaaatatatttacacttttcttaatgcttttaaatcaatgacatctcattgttttgatagcaattttaatgataaaatttataatctataatttctatttttcaggGATTTTTGTGTAATATAGTTATAGTCaactagtttattttatatttgttgtgAGTTTTAGTagctaaataatattatatacttCCTTTAcctatataaaaatgattttaactaCCTTTATCCTGAATATATTTCagctttaaatataaattcaactATGGACAGAAAGAAGACTTGTGTAAAATCTCCTACAGAAGGTAAAATGACCTTATATTTAATTGAGAGTGATGAAGTGTTTAATTTCTTTAGAGAAGTAGTTGATGATCTAGTTTGAGTTCAGCCTTGTGCAGAATGGAAGCATGCAGTTACCTAAATGCTTTTATATAAAGTACATTGAATAAACTTGCCCCTTTTTTTAACCTAGAGCAGTAAGTAACATTAGAAGattatgtaattttctctactaAGCACAATTCAAATTTTCTGATGAACACAAAGATGAGAAAGACATCAAGGTTTCTCAAGAAGTTCAGTTGTTGGCAAATCTAGACATGGACACATAAGCAGAGGAGATACCAAGGCTCAGAAAGAACTTCACAGATAAtacaaaatgtaaatttaattatCTAAAGGAGAagtattgctttttgtttgtttaaggccATATCTGGGAGTATTCAGGGAGtggtacttctggttctgtgctcaggaatcacttagtCCATATGGCAgcttcaggggactatatggggtgctgaaaatggaacccaggtcagctacctaCAAGGTACTTTAGTTCaataccaactgtactatctctcttgtcccgGAAGGATTGCATTAATAGAGTGTAATGTAAAACATCTTAGACTGGAAACAATgtggaaagaaatatagaaatgcaATTGTGCTATCAGGAGTACAGAGATAATATAAATGATGATAAGGTGGCAGTAGTGtgttaatttgaaaataaggCTTTTAAAAGCCAGTACAGAACAAACTCAGGCTTTGGAcctacagacaaaaaaaaaaaaagaggcaaagtcAGCCCAGGGCTCCTAATGGCATCTCTGGTCTCTTGAGATGGTGAAGGCACTCACTGAGGCACTCCACTGTCCAGTATTAAGACTGGGGACTGATGAGCAAAGTTTCTGGAAGATGACCTCTGTGTCCTGACAAGAATATTGCATATGGTTCATTGATGTGCTTTTCTGTTTTCAGATGTGTCATTGTCACTGAATACAAAGCAGTTCCATCACCTCCACAGACCCTCTTGCTGCTGTGTGTACATGTCTGACTGTAGCTCTTTTTCTTCAGATTGTCTAAAACTGAATCTAGCATATATTTATCTTTCTAGTCTGACTTCTATTTCTTAGTCTTTATCTCTGAGCCTGATTGGGgtactatttattttcatttttattgatgaGGAGCATCTTCAGTTGACGAGATGCCGTGTATATCCAGCCAGccatctcctcttctttctcatctttttttcttatcctcctcttcttccttcacctttcctcctctcctctcctctcccctcttctcccctcatctcttttcccctccctttAGTTATGATGTTCCTGATATTGACTTTCATCAAAGAAGAATACGACTACATtacaattttattccttttacaaGAACATCAGTTGCATGATGATACATCCAGTGTTATTATTATCaacaaaccaaatataaatattatatttgcctTTAAACATTGTTTCTTATCTGTTTACTTTGTAGATATTCTATATTAACTtcagtaatttaaaaaactttttatttgaagttctgtaatttataatactgttaatgctGTATATAGTTTAAATGCCACATCCATTACAAGTGAACTGACTGATTTAAATACTTAAAGATAAGGTCATATATACTCAAGAAGCTGACTCTTCCTTTCGAAGGTCAAGTTTATACCcagctagtctaaagtccttatctgagaggttgattagttgttcagtcattatctggtcctcagaattgtcatcttcattctctatgtctgatgctggcctgcgttgtttccccattgtcacacttgtattgtgggtttttctacgtgttgtggtggtattcattgtctatatgatgtaggcagcacactcctctggctcctccctttctggatgggctgacttgcctctaagggaggggagtcctccgtggatgaagcctcacactgggtcaaatcttaggcccaagcattcaacagagaagacagtccagagagaaatgtttgtttctgtgatatagcgccgttcttagtgtgatttttccttcttgttgcaatggagttctttccttagaaagagtgcacggccgcgtagcgaagcggagcggccgtgctcctctgagcctctttttgccccactcgcaagagtttcacgcaagaggacagtagacagacatagacaggtcacactcacagtctttcacagttgagccccactgggccggtgtactttcgcggattttccctgcctggtgtcacacacagggagccgggttttgcaaagcttagccggtttttatgctctgaagtccctccctcaagTTTATACCCAGCACTTCATGATTCTCCCTAGTGTGGCTGGGAGTAATCAtagagcacagagtcatgaatatttctcaataccactaggtgtgactcaaaaccaaacaagaaaaattacatatataatgaCACACACATATTGTTTTTCTCACTGTAGATAGATAGTATTGACAGATTTTTGTTATAGACAATATTGGTAGTTTTTTCATTATAGATAAGAAGCACTGGTTAATTGTTGGATGTATTTAATATGGTTCATATATTTGCaatgttaatataatataataatatataatatatactaatatactatataatacataatataatgtTAATGTTTGTTACctaattaatatttctaaaataaaataaccaagttATGTTTTAGTACTACTACATTCTAAGAGTATATCAACTATATGGAATTCTTAAGTATAGACAGTGATAATTAAGCACAAAAAACTATTAATAGTaaagtttctatatttttattagtagagaaataggaaaaatataggaatatagtaaaaaaccttggcatgaGTATGGAATTAAGGATGTCATCTGTAATTGTATTTGGTATTGGCATATATACACAGCATATATGGTACATTGTACTCAACAGTGTTCTTGATAAGtcaacaaaataattcattttattaactATTAGCATTTAccacattataattttaatatctcatatgataaaacaaaaaatttatatacTGTAAATTTATTGCACaccaaaatatattcttttcttaaGAGAAACAGCTGAACTAATTctagttacttttcttttttgcttcagAATGAATAAGAGATTTATTAAATGATAAATGGGTTGTATGCAGCTTTAAATAAAGCCCTTTAAAGGAACTGACCAATCAAATGTTGTTCTTTTCTCTATTCTAGGTCACAGTTATCTGACTGCATCTGTGGGTACAAAGGTTGTTCTCTTTTGCCTACCCATCTGCTCAGATTATGTGATGTTAGCAACATGGGGAATAGACCTTGGAGGCAAGTCTAACTGCAACATAGCCTACCACccagagaaaaatgaaacaaacaacacATGTGGTGATAAGGAGCTAACCTGGTTCTCCAGACCAGACCAGAATACATCCCTTCAGATTGATCCAGTGGCTGTCAGTCATGAAGGGAATTATTCTTGTGAAATTGTAACGCTGGATGGGAATTTCCATCATTATTATCACCTCCAAGTGTTAGGTAAGGAACACCATGTATTGTAGTGTTTCAGAAAATCCAATTTAGTATTGAAGTAAATTTCTCTAAATAATGTGTCCCAAGTGCTAAGACTGAAGCATTTCCCCTGCATCTCTGCAGTGGCCCCGGTTGTGACCTTATCTGAAAAGAACAATAGAACTGCAGAGTGCGAGGCAGTAGGGAAGCCGGCtgcacagatctcctggactccAGAGTGCGTTTGTGTCACCACTGAGCAAAAACATTGGGACAATGGAACAGTCAAGACACAGAGTACATGCCAACTGGAAGAAAATAATGTGGCTTCTGTGTCCTGCTCTGTCTTCCATTTGACTGGTAACACCACCAAATCCATAAAGCTGAATCAAAGTtagtaaattttctaaaatttagtataattttctaaaagtaaagttctgtgttttatttttccattc
This window encodes:
- the LOC126025785 gene encoding cell surface glycoprotein CD200 receptor 1-like; its protein translation is MDRKKTCVKSPTEGHSYLTASVGTKVVLFCLPICSDYVMLATWGIDLGGKSNCNIAYHPEKNETNNTCGDKELTWFSRPDQNTSLQIDPVAVSHEGNYSCEIVTLDGNFHHYYHLQVLVAPVVTLSEKNNRTAECEAVGKPAAQISWTPECVCVTTEQKHWDNGTVKTQSTCQLEENNVASVSCSVFHLTGNTTKSIKLNQKKESSHTTKYIYLIAILIFMGFICFLIFYVCRKCKLKKRRASLITEEAEMQPYASYTEKNNPLYDTTDRAKTSQL